Proteins from a genomic interval of Papaver somniferum cultivar HN1 chromosome 4, ASM357369v1, whole genome shotgun sequence:
- the LOC113273389 gene encoding uncharacterized protein LOC113273389, producing MKEKQLDETIIQLENKELDECHPVEDPEATATYNSDEDSEDSSDAESENAVEDNDDVSDDGAEVNDQGRRLTCHFNVFAFMGEEDPQYYKDFQADNPEFEDEPGELFDDSDFVQPLDPSQMIVGTTFPDKDAFQRHLKLLCVKNECEFKAEKSDKKRLRVWCENRFDNRGKVECEWFVFASILPKQSTFKVRSVNLTHTCKGRIVEDKIMNRSADPPLVAQVIQEQSKNGSGKVIPRPRQIQENFKASHLIDITYHTTWKARNLVMEAKYGSYEESYKLVPQFCKMVCDSNKNSIATFSYFNTDMAFESMTISFAGAIKGLEEWCRSVVGIDACHINGNYGGVLMDETGLDGQNGLVTLGIGVFPAETIENWTTFLADLKPLLLRHEQPLTFISDRQKGLLEVVPAVHLYNNFKQHFKGQKLYSCLWNAAKCYKKKHFYKHMEDIKKENPAAVVYLEKAGFESWSREFFDDTSKCEHLNNNFSESFNSMAKNLRDKPICRLGILYNQFVMSLFHKRRKESAKWNPNGLVPTAMKLIGKLCKLAGAFKVDPCVSGKLYEVTNEGSKAVFIVNLEEKQCSCLQWKLRGYCSHYCTIAAYRATYAQVVFPFPPQEDWHELEEHEKVELKSAIKIRKSGRPRFKRRRA from the exons atgaaagaaaaacaaCTAGATGAGACTATAATTCAACTTGAGAACAAAGAACTGGATGAGTGTCATCCAGTAGAAGATCCTGAAGCTACAGCTACTTACAATAGTGATGAAGACAGTGAAGATTCAAGTGATGCTGAAAGTGAAAATGCAGTCGAAG ATAATGATGATGTAAGTGATGATGGTGCAGAAGTAAATGACCAAGGTAGAAGACTGACATGTCACTTTAATGTTTTTGCTTTTATG GGTGAAGAAGACCCACAATATTACAAGGATTTCCAAGCTGATAACCCTGAGTTTGAGGATGAACCTGGTGAGCTTtttgatgactcagattttgttCAACCACTTGATCCTTCACAAATGATAGTAGGTACTACCTTTCCTGATAAAGATGCATTCCAAAGACATCTTAAGCTTTTATGTGTAAAAAATGAATGTGAATTTAAGGCTGAAAAGAGTGACAAGAAAAGACTTAGGGTATGGTGTGAAAATAGGTTTGACAATAGAGGAAAGGTTGAGTGTGAGTGGTTTGTTTTTGCTTCAATACTACCAAAGCAGTCTACATTTAAGGTTAGGTCTGTGAACTTAACCCATACTTGCAAAGGAAGGATTGTAGAAGACAAGATAATGAATAGATCTGCAGACCCTCCATTAGTAGCTCAAGTTATACAAGAACAGTCGAAGAATGGCTCTGGAAAAGTAATTCCAAGACCAAGACAAATTCAAGAGAATTTCAAGGCTTCTCATCTCATTGATATTACTTATCATACAACATGGAAGGCTAGGAACTTAGTGATGGAAGCTAAGTATGGGAGTTATGAAGAGAGCTACAAACTAGTTCCTCAGTTTTGTAAGATGGTGTGTGACTCCAACAAGAATTCAATTGCAACTTTCTCATATTTTAATACTGACATGGCTTTTGAGTCAATGACAATAAGCTTTGCTGGAGCTATCAAAGGATTGGAGGAATGGTGTAGATCAGTTGTTGGGATAGATGCTTGTCATATAAATGGTAATTATGGTGGTGTGTTGATGGATGAAACTGGGTTAGATGGTCAAAATGGTTTAGTCACattaggaattggtgtttttcCTGCTGAAACAATTGAGAATTGGACTACGTTCCTCGCTGACTTGAAGCCATTACTCTTAAGACATGAACAACCATTGACATTCATTTCAGATAGGCAAAAAGGGCTACTTGAAGTTGTTCCTGCTGT GCACTTGTATAACAATTTCAAGCAGCACTTTAAGGGACAAAAGTTGTATAGTTGTTTGTGGAATGCAGCTAAATGCTACAAGAAGAAACATTTCTAT AAACATATGGAAGATATAAAGAAGGAGAATCCTGCTGCTGTAGTGTACCTTGAAAAGGCTGGTTTTGAGTCATGGTCTAGAGAATTTTTTGATGACACTAGTAAGTGTGAACACCTAAATAACAACTTTAGTGAGTCATTTAATTCCATGGCAAAAAACCTTAGGGACAAACCAATATGTAGACTAGGAATTCTTTATAATCAGTTTGTTATGAGTTTGTTTCACAAAAGGAGAAAAGAAAGTGCAAAATGGAATCCAAATGGATTGGTTCCTACTGCTATGAAACTGATTGGTAAATTGTGTAAGTTGGCTGGTGCATTTAAAGTAGACCCATGTGTGAGTGGTAAATTGTATGAAGTTACAAATGAGGGTAGCAAGGCAGTTTTTATTGTGAACTTGGAAGAAAAGCAGTGCAGTTGTCTACAATGGAAACTCAGAGG gtATTGCTCTCATTATTGCACAATTGCTGCATACAGAGCCACATATGCTCAAGTTGTCTTTCCATTTCCCCCTCAAGAAGATTGGCATGAG TTGGAAGAACATGAAAAGGTTGAATTGAAATCTGCTATCAAGATCAGGAAATCAGGAAGGCCTAGATTTAAGAGGAGGAGAGCATGA